One genomic window of Elusimicrobiota bacterium includes the following:
- a CDS encoding 4Fe-4S dicluster domain-containing protein, which produces MKLAVFLPEIIKNFFKKPNTVRYPFEKLVPPKDFRGTPVFNSSTCIGCKICMMNCPAEAIEIIRVSETEKKFKMILHNDRCIHCAQCAEDCNKDSIKLNEEYELAAFDRNKLKIEYL; this is translated from the coding sequence TCATAAAAAATTTCTTTAAAAAGCCAAATACAGTGAGATATCCTTTTGAAAAACTCGTTCCTCCGAAAGATTTCCGCGGCACGCCGGTATTCAATTCATCCACCTGCATCGGCTGTAAAATCTGCATGATGAACTGTCCGGCAGAAGCCATTGAAATTATCAGGGTGTCCGAAACAGAAAAGAAATTCAAGATGATCCTCCACAACGACCGCTGTATCCACTGCGCGCAGTGCGCGGAAGACTGCAACAAAGATTCCATAAAACTCAACGAAGAGTATGAATTAGCCGCCTTCGACCGCAACAAACTCAAAATAGAATATTTATAA